ataggaagaaaTTTTGATTATGAGATAAAAAAGGGAGCTCTTTTCCATGTGTTATTCCACGTCCAGGttatatttgtttcatttgGGGTAGCGATATTCCTTTGTAATTTGCAATATGACCACAGATCTGAGTGGAGCACAGTTTGTAATTCATTTATATGTGGGACGAATGagtttgtaattaatatttataaacgtAGTATAGGTTATGACTGCGGTTGCAACGTGCAAGTCTCGAGTATATATAAACTGCAACCTGCCATGATATGAATTACAGCACCGAATTAATCCAATCTGAGTGTTGATTGGCGTCTATAACTTTAATTTGGTTAGCCGCGACATATACAGGGACTGTAAACAGCAAGGATCCGTTTTCGCTTGGTGAATTCTGTGGTACTGTCTGGTGTATTTGGTACTGTGATCGTTATAATAAACGAATATGACCAGCTTGATTATCTTTTATTCCTTTTCCATTTATCATGAAAAAATTGCCTCATCTGGGGCTTGATTTTTGTACATTAATTTGTAAATCtggtaatatataaataaaattggcaATGTTGTGATGGGGGCAAGTTTCTAGTATTACAGTTACAAGGTTATCTGGTCATGGATTATTTCTAGTTATCACCATAGGAAAACGGCccagattttgaaatttcagTCACTGTTCTTGAATTTGGCTGTGGCGCTGATCGAATGTTTCAGACACAAAATTGGATGTTTGCATGAAATAACTTTACACGATATATTTGAGGTACTACACAAGGTGTGGAAAtgagatataaattttaatttttctatcatttttatGATTCTTCTAAGGTGTAACTCAAGTAATCAACACCTTTCTCAAGTTTCTGGAACccatttttctttggttttaaatatttcctTTTTGGTTCCTTTTTCCTTATTTTGCAGAAGTGGAACTTAAAGATAGCTGGAGCGTTGGTGGCGGGGGAAACAGCAAAGAGGTTGATGTCCAGAGAAACAGAGAACGCAGGGAAAAGGaaactatatataaaactatCCAAGAAATCCCACCTAACCCCAAGGAGCCTTGGGACATTGAAATGGACTATGATGACACTTTGACATTGGAAATTCCTATTGAACAGTTACCAGATGGTGACGGTGCAGACATAGCAGTTTCCCCCAATCAGGTTGTAGCTCATACTGTTGAAGGGGTGGCCTCCACTTCTTCGACAAGTGTGGCTCCTGCTGAGCCTGATTTAGAATTGCTTGCCGTACTGCTGAAAAATCCAGAGTTGGTATTTGCCTTAACTTCTGGACAAGCGGGTAGCATACCGGGTGAAGACGTAGTGAAGCTGCTTGACATGATCAAGAGAGGAGGTGCGAACTTGGGTTTAAGTGAAAATACAAATGGGAGCTATGGCACGAGTGTAAAAGCCCCCGATAAGGTGGAAGTTTCGCTCCCATCTCCAACCCCTTTAAGCGATCCAAGAACGGTGCGTGATTTGAGTTCATACTACCACTATTTGTCAAAGATCTTATCATCATTCCTGATGTCTCCTATTACAGTGCCATGCACACCCCACTTTAGCCATGTTGGCTTATACGTGTTGAGAGTGTAGAGCGTCTAACACTTTAATATAATAGCATAGGCTGGGCCAAATTGAGATAAATCAATTGATTTCtaagtttttcttttgctttttataTGACAAGATTTTGCACGGTCAGGTCCTTGCGTGGCACCAAATAAATAGTCTATATGAGCAAATAGCTAATTTAGGCAAGACAGGGTTCCCTACTTCCCTTGGAGTAGTTCTACTGGCATTTAGAGTAGCCAATTGTGTGATGCTTTACGATGTTGAGACACTTGGCCTGACCAAAATGTCGTGAAAAGCCCCTCAATATTTTCGTACATTTTACAATTTTCAACGTGATAAGATCTTTGAAATCCTTAATATTttcatcaattataaaaaaaaaaaaagtattggtTACTGCATTAACTAATGTGCTCCcattttattaacttttcaGAATGGATGGAGCTCAGAAGCATCAAAAAACCCCTTTTCACGGCGAAGTGTAGCATCTGACAGAATTATCCAGAACCATGCTGCAGTGACAACTACCAACTTACTAACTCAGATTCCCATGACTAGCACTACTGCACTAAGGCAACAGCCAGCAGTTGTGGTTTCATCTTCGAGGCATCTCTCAAACACAACAGTTTCTCCATATTCACTGCATCAGGCAACTAATGTTAATCCTGAAAAACAACAACCACTGGGGCATGTACAAATACCATCCTCAAATGTAGGTTTAACCATGAAGAAGAACTTAATCACTACCAATGCACCTTCAGTTAACTATTCTGGCACTCATTCAGCTGTAGCAATGCGGGGTAATGGCACCAATTATGTAAAACCCGTACATAGTCTGAGTGTACAACACGAGGGTGTGTCGAATTCCTTCCCACAGTCATCCTTCAAGCTACCCTCACCAACGCCGTCAAATTCAGTCTCACAGCAGCAAAGACATCAACAACATATAGTCCAGGAAGCCCATTACATTGAACCTCCGTATCGAAACCCTAGCCGTTCCTACCCACCACAAACCGAAAAATCAGACCATGGGTCTGAAAGCGCGTGGAGAATTAGGCAAGACATTCCATTCAGTTCTCAAAGAAATCCTAACTATAATACAATGGTTGGGGGATCCAGGCAATCTGGTTTTTGGGATAGAAATAATCAAGGAGGGGAAGATTTTGAATCATGGAGTCCTGAAAATAGTCCAACTAGAAATCCTAGGTATATACCAGGTAGAAACTACCCAGATTCCAGAGTGAATCATGGAAGAAATCATAGACCTGAATGGTCAAGACAGAGGGGTTCTTCTGAACACTGGGACCCTGACAGGCAGGGAAATAGAAAGTGGCATGATCAGAGGCGATAAGTTTTGTGCTCAGATTGATTTGTGATTTTATCCGACTCATTAATTTTCCGGATGTATAGAATTGGATTGAATTCTGATAGCAATATATTTCTTGTTATTGGAGAGTGCAGATGGATCTTAACCACATCATCACCATGCAATGATTGTTGGAAAAGGACGCTGTTCTACATTTGTAGTATCTAGAGTGTAATGGCTAATGAGTCTCACttattaattgtaaaaagaatattacaaaactaaaatttaccCAGAAAGGATTGTTtctgtttcattctttttttttttaaatattaggcTTAGTCAATAGTTGAGCATTTTGGTGGCTATTTCCGGCCTTTAGATAACAAGTTAAAGTGAGTTCCGTTAAATTTCATTGACTTCTTGAAACCGGTCAATCACTTTTGGGATAAGGAAATTGGTAACgcatcaaaatcataaatttgatgCTTGGAACtcatatatattgttattttaaaataaaataattatatttttacttttatcgtttaaataacttttaatataaacttaattatttttaaattaagataattatttcattattttatttttaattaaattactacTTATGTaagtttagttatttttttaattaaattgattatctACAATAAAACAGACACGTGCCactagtttatttaattaatatacttttaatcattggtttaaattaatcatattaCAAATTATGAGAAAAATTTGCTAATTAAGAAACggagattattttttaataaaatctagttaaagtaaaatgaatattattcaAATTCAATAGTCACTTGTACATTTTCTATTCGCCAATTAATCCTATAATTCTATTTCATTCTCGTATTTTTAGCAGACACGTTTTAGTTTAAAAACAccaaaactattattatttcagtaaaaattaTAGTATAAATGATGTTTTCATGACGTCTAATATACAGATGTAGGGAAAGTAAAAACATACTTAAAGAAATAACAGATAATTTCTGTATCATCATTACTATATTTTTGGAAGGCAGGATCCATTTCAAATGTTGAGAATAAGATTCCTGGTGAATATGCATTCATTGCATCATCTCAGATAATCTCTTTTCATCATACTTTCTGCTAATACCTTCTTTCTAATACAAGTTCAATTGAGTAAGGGGTGACATCATAGGAAGGGTTGGAACTGCTGCTTATTtcgtatttattaaaaaaggtatttttgaaaatttcaaaaattatgccattatttaataactttgtCACCTTTAATTggataaacaataatttatttttttccttgtataattaattattcaatttgataaaaatatattttgacaatgAATTgtgcaatttattttcttagtttcaataatatatttgtaatgttATAAATAGTAACATAAACCAATTTATAGACTGAATTTAAGATCTTTTGGTTTAGGTTAGTGGaacaatatcattttatttatttttattagttattgcagttatctttttattttattttcagggtAGGAGTATAGATATCAAAATAAGATTacttaagttaaaaataaaaaaataaaaaatattaaaaggtaAATAAAAAGAGTCACTAtactatttatttgttttgaaaatccaTAACATAAAACCTTTAAAAACCAATTAAGTAATAGATCGAAAATgagtaattaatatattttctctgtatttagaaatttaattaaactttttatccCGTAACTAAAATCTCAATTCATCCCttgtcataaaatattttattagttaaatatatatttttttcaaaaaaatattttatgtaaagtgttaataaaaatacacacTCAAACAATATTAATGAGTCTAGGATAAAATCGAGTGGTTGAGCCGGAGATCAGATAATTGTAGTCTGATTATTAAACTCGACAGATATGAATTCCGAATATGATATCATCACTTCAACGGCTCTTTCCATACTCTTGCGTCTCTACATTTTTCTCTTCATCTATTTGGATTCGAAAAGTACAAAAGAATGACGCAACTCGTTAAATTCTACTACCAACTAAAcaatcaaaaaaagaaaaaaaaaaaaaaaaactaacaaaatgaGTTATAGTTAAAGGCTCAGCAGGATCCATTGGTAGTTTTGTAATCACGAAGGAACAATTTTCCATTCGCTCATAAAATAGGTAGTTTTCAACATCATAGCCTTCaaatcaaaacacaacaaacaGAAAATAGTTAGATAACGACGAGAATATGAAGGGTTAGGCGAGGAAGAAGCAGAGAGAAAGAGTGTGGATGCTGAGTTTAAATAGGAAGGGTTAGGGTTTGAGGCCGAAATGACGAAAACATCCTCCATTACGTATGGGCCCTTTAAAGGATGGTCTGGGCCTTCTTGTGTAGGTTGGACTAATTCTCAAGCCCACTAACTTAATTTTAGTGGTAATAtgatcatttaaaaattaaccttTGCATTTATAAAGGAAAAGAGATCAATATGAcatttttgattttgatgaagtAATTCGCTTGGGTTAGAGAAATTGGGTAGATAATCTGTTTGAAATCCAGTTCTAACCATGAAAACGTTCATAGTTTTTGGTGACTAATTCTGTATAATTAGAAGCATACATGATAAACATCTGCTCTTAAACATCCCATATGGGTTCCTCCATAGCTGATGAATCCTCGTGTGGAAAATGGTGATGAAAATGGTTCATGACTCTAGAAGTTGAACCGCCAATGCCCAAAAAGTCATGAACAGTTGTCATGTCACTCCCTCCAAACCTTGATGCCTGCATTGGGTTACCTTCAACCACGTCTTTTCCATGGATCAAACCAGAACAATTACTAGCTTCTTGTTCCACATTCTTCATCAATCCCGGATTGTGGTCACTCCCCAGAGGCATTTGGCTGAACATTCCCACATCGTTCATAGCAGACACGGCAGTGTTGGTGTCAAAAACTTGTGAAATTTCTTGTCCTTTATGAAACAACTGATTGATGAATGCTCCTCCACCACTCACCCCAGCCATGTTGGACAGATCAGGCTGTGGAGAGAAATGGTCGTAGGAGTTGTTATGCTGCAGCATGGCCCCAGAATATGGTGGCCTAGTGGAAGAAACATGATCGGGAGCAGCAGTGCTACTAACAAAGCCTTTTTGCATCATGGGGGAGTTAATGGTATTGCTTGCAGTGGCACCCATTTGGGCTGCTTTCTGTAACAAAGCTGTTGCAGACATCTGAGCCGAGGCAGCAATTAGTCCTCCGTTTTTGTTGTCTTGCAAGTAATTGAAGCTTGATGAGGTGTTGGAACCCAGTTGGAGgctggaagaagaaggagacatGCTTTTTGGGCCACCAAAAAGTGCACCAGCATTGGTAGAGAACATGCCCCCTCCCATGCTCATAGACTTGAATGGTATTGGGACAAGTTCTTGGGGGAGTGATTTCAGTGGGTTCTTAGGGTCATATGCTGTGTTGGGACTAGTGTTTAGAGGCATGGTAGACATAAGATCCGGTATTTGATTCTGCAGGTTTGGTGGCATGCCACTTGTCAGACCCTGGTTCACTCTGTTGTTTTCTTCAGTTAATGCATCACAGAAAGCTCTGTGAGTGATAAAACTATCTCTCCTGCACCATGTAGACAAGTTCTTAGACCTCTAAAAGgacattttaatagttttaactgcTCAGTTGTCTGAACAAGGTGAAAATGAAAACTTActcaatatacttttttttattgctactatttttttatcagaaCTAGAGTTAAGAATCTCTAATACAGGATTTAGGTTGATCTTCAAGCATGCAGATCCTTAAGAACGCCATCTAAGTTTTATCCAtgattttagataattttatcaTCTATGCAAAGTGCAAATGTCTCTTATAACACTTCAATTCAACTGTGCCGTGTGCATTGAATAAGAAAGGAGTTTGTACCTGGAAAATATTGTTCCACAGTCACATTTGTATTCCCTGGTGCCACAAGTTTTCTGGTGGGCCTTCCAATCAGATTGCACTGCGTATCTTTTAGAGCACTTGTCACATTTCCATTTCTTCTCACCGTGTTTGCGGCTATAGTGCTTTTTGATGCCAGTGAGGTCTCCTAATGCACGACCTGGGTTATGGTGCACGCATGATGGCTCAGGGCAAACATACACACGTTTCTTAACCTCAGTGCTTGTTCGTTGCCTCAGTTTCCACGGAAGATTGTGACCTCTGCGGTGCAACTGAAGATTTTGGTCCCTCTGAAACCCTTTGTTGCAGATCTCACACACGAATCTATTTGTTGCCATCAGTGTGGTCGGTGATAAAGCAACAACTTCAGCACTGGGGTCTATTTCATAAAACATATCCATTAGCAAATAATATGATACCATGCTACTTCTAAAAACCGAGCAGATAAAACATTTCACAAATAGTAAAGGTATGCATAGTATTCGAATCAGGAACTTTTTTGCCATTTTCCATATCGCTTTCTGTTTAACTTCCCTACTTTGATATAGCCATAACCAGAAGTAAATATACAAGGTTATctaaagttagtttttttttagcaAAGATTAATCTTTTCAGAAATATTTACTAAAtggttgatttttttgaatAGAGGGTTGTTTACAGAGTATTGAAGCTGGCAAAGGGGAGTCTAGAATTTGACCAGCAGAGAAAGTAAACTATACAAACATGAAAAGTTGATTTGTCAGTCTGCAATTACgatcagtaaaaaaaaaaaaagaagttgagGTAGTTGAGTATTTGCCTGGGGTTCCTGGAaggtttcttttcttcttggttTGTAGATTAGTGGAAGCAGCAGATGGTCCTGAAGTAGAGTCATGAAGGTGGTTTTGTGGGTGTTGGTGTTGGGTTTCTTGATGAACTTCTTCCCCATTGTTTCCTGAGGAGAAGCTTCCTTCATCAGCTGAAATATTTGACATTGGAGAGGTTAATGGAAGGTTCTGTGTGTCTTCTCTGATGTTTGTATTTTGACTAAAAGCTGTGGCTTGTTTTTTGGTGTATCCAAAGAAGAATCCAGTCTCCCCCTAGAGGAAGACAAAAGCTGAGAGAGTTTTTGGTTTCTGTTTAGGACTTACAAACATCATACCAATATTAGAAGCTGCTCTTCTTTGGccttatataattatatataatgctTATGTCAAGACAACTATCTAAATGCCTCCGAGCTTCTCGCTATTATTCTACTTTCTTAAACACCACTTAATTTCCATTTAATTCCTTAATCTTTATCTATAACCGAAACAACCATACTACAAAAAGCTGGTAAATTTCAGAATTCTATTACTCAAACTAAGAAGTATCTTcgtataaagaaaatgaaaaagtactCCAATGACATAATAGATGGTTGCTATCGAGTTAACCTAGATTCAAGCTTAAGAGCAACGACATTAACAAAGAGTATCCTATGGCCTCCTAAATATTCCATTGTCCACATACCAAAtgtgaatagaaaaaaaaaaaaaaaaagagttaattaGAGATATTTTCAAGATTAgttattaagttttaatttcagTTGATTAATTAAGATATTGTGATATTGTGTAGTAGATATACAGAGgcaataaaaagtttattttttaagaatttgttgAAGCAGtcataatcataaaatttttttaCACTTGTTTGTGTTGAATTTTACAGCCTAAtgtaaa
The sequence above is drawn from the Vigna radiata var. radiata cultivar VC1973A chromosome 3, Vradiata_ver6, whole genome shotgun sequence genome and encodes:
- the LOC106757545 gene encoding protein indeterminate-domain 2, whose protein sequence is MSNISADEGSFSSGNNGEEVHQETQHQHPQNHLHDSTSGPSAASTNLQTKKKRNLPGTPGKYSTKIDPSAEVVALSPTTLMATNRFVCEICNKGFQRDQNLQLHRRGHNLPWKLRQRTSTEVKKRVYVCPEPSCVHHNPGRALGDLTGIKKHYSRKHGEKKWKCDKCSKRYAVQSDWKAHQKTCGTREYKCDCGTIFSRRDSFITHRAFCDALTEENNRVNQGLTSGMPPNLQNQIPDLMSTMPLNTSPNTAYDPKNPLKSLPQELVPIPFKSMSMGGGMFSTNAGALFGGPKSMSPSSSSLQLGSNTSSSFNYLQDNKNGGLIAASAQMSATALLQKAAQMGATASNTINSPMMQKGFVSSTAAPDHVSSTRPPYSGAMLQHNNSYDHFSPQPDLSNMAGVSGGGAFINQLFHKGQEISQVFDTNTAVSAMNDVGMFSQMPLGSDHNPGLMKNVEQEASNCSGLIHGKDVVEGNPMQASRFGGSDMTTVHDFLGIGGSTSRVMNHFHHHFPHEDSSAMEEPIWDV